In a genomic window of Herpetosiphonaceae bacterium:
- a CDS encoding 5-oxoprolinase subunit PxpA → MKIDLNCDCGESFGPWRMGDDDALLPHVTSANVACGAHAGDPTTMRRTVRLARELGVGVGAHPGYPDLQGFGRRLLDLSPTEIADSVLAQIGALYAIARAEGVELTHVKPHGALYNHAATTPAAAEAIARAVASFSRDLILVGLAGSALVDAGRAAGLRVAREAFADRMYEADGSLRDRRKPGAVIHDDRQAQAQAIRIVQQRSTLTYDGARVDLEADTICLHGDTPGAAGRAALLRRELEAAGIAVLPLAQVVGG, encoded by the coding sequence ATGAAGATCGATCTGAACTGCGATTGCGGCGAGAGCTTCGGGCCGTGGCGCATGGGCGACGACGACGCGCTGCTGCCGCATGTCACGTCGGCGAATGTGGCCTGCGGTGCTCACGCTGGCGATCCGACTACCATGCGCCGCACGGTGCGGCTGGCCCGCGAGCTAGGCGTTGGCGTCGGCGCGCATCCGGGCTATCCCGATCTACAAGGCTTTGGCCGCCGTCTGCTCGATCTGTCGCCCACCGAGATCGCGGATAGTGTGCTGGCGCAGATCGGCGCGCTCTACGCTATTGCGCGGGCCGAGGGCGTGGAGCTGACACATGTCAAGCCCCACGGCGCGCTCTACAACCACGCCGCGACGACGCCAGCGGCGGCGGAGGCTATCGCGCGGGCGGTAGCCTCGTTCAGCCGCGATCTGATCCTGGTTGGTCTGGCAGGCTCCGCGCTGGTCGATGCTGGCCGCGCCGCCGGGCTGCGCGTGGCGCGCGAGGCGTTCGCCGATCGCATGTACGAAGCGGATGGCTCGCTGCGCGATCGGCGCAAGCCCGGCGCGGTGATCCACGACGATCGGCAGGCGCAGGCGCAGGCGATCCGCATCGTGCAGCAGCGCTCGACGCTGACCTATGACGGCGCGCGTGTGGACCTGGAAGCTGATACGATCTGTCTGCACGGCGACACGCCCGGCGCTGCCGGGCGCGCAGCGCTGCTGCGGCGCGAGCTTGAGGCGGCGGGCATCGCGGTGCTGCCGCTGGCGCAGGTCGTCGGCGGGTGA
- the pxpB gene encoding 5-oxoprolinase subunit PxpB — translation MSATIRWRVLPLGEAALLVEGQPADLPTNRAVIALARALDAAALDGVEPSVPAINTLLVPFDPLRQSEAALERTIHDLLRQLEAAPDMPARVVSIPVRYGGADGPDLPEIAARVGLTPQEVVALHCAQLYRVLLIGFAPGFPYLGPLPERLQLPRRATPRTSVPPGTVAIAADLSGIYPARLPGGWHLIGWTPLRLFDPAADPPSALEPGDGVRFVPLPDGVQP, via the coding sequence GTGAGCGCGACGATCCGCTGGCGCGTGCTGCCGCTCGGCGAGGCGGCGCTGCTGGTCGAGGGCCAGCCCGCCGATCTGCCGACCAACCGGGCGGTGATCGCGCTGGCGCGGGCGCTGGACGCGGCGGCGCTGGATGGCGTCGAGCCGTCGGTCCCGGCGATCAACACGCTGCTGGTGCCGTTCGATCCGCTGCGGCAATCGGAGGCTGCGCTCGAACGAACGATCCACGATCTGCTGAGACAGCTTGAGGCAGCGCCGGATATGCCCGCGCGCGTCGTGTCGATCCCGGTGCGCTACGGCGGCGCGGACGGTCCGGATCTGCCTGAGATTGCCGCGCGCGTTGGCCTGACGCCCCAGGAGGTTGTGGCGCTGCACTGCGCGCAGCTTTATCGCGTGCTGCTGATCGGCTTCGCGCCGGGCTTTCCGTATCTCGGCCCGCTGCCGGAGCGCTTGCAGTTGCCCAGGCGGGCCACGCCCCGCACCAGCGTACCCCCAGGCACGGTCGCAATCGCCGCCGATCTGAGCGGCATCTATCCGGCCAGGCTGCCGGGCGGCTGGCATCTGATCGGCTGGACGCCGCTGCGCCTGTTCGATCCCGCCGCCGACCCGCCCTCCGCGCTTGAGCCCGGCGATGGCGTGCGCTTCGTGCCACTGCCCGATGGAGTCCAGCCGTGA
- a CDS encoding biotin-dependent carboxyltransferase family protein yields MIHDSIPVLHVLAGGVLTTVQDLGRYAARRYGVPQSGALDNVAAVAANRLLDNPSSAATLEMTAGGADFEVLAPTLLALTGADLGAALDDEPLPLWMAVFARAGARLRLTGRRAGWGARAYLAVAGGFDVPPVLGSCSTYLPGGFGGLHGRALRAGDLLHAPSGAIDAVRLAGRSWPPHARPAYAAQPVLRVLPGPHVERFAADALDQLVAAPLQVSASSNRMGYRLEGPSMRYAVPWSLPSLGVLPGVVQVPPDGSPILLMADAQTTGGYPIVGVVIGPDLPLAAQLLPGDRLRFAWTTPSAALAARHEMQRWRGAVPDDDLYPLAWAGA; encoded by the coding sequence GTGATTCACGATTCGATCCCGGTTCTGCACGTGCTTGCGGGCGGCGTGCTGACGACCGTGCAAGATCTGGGGCGATACGCCGCGCGGCGCTACGGCGTGCCCCAGAGCGGCGCGCTGGACAATGTCGCGGCTGTGGCGGCAAACCGGCTGCTGGATAATCCGTCGAGCGCCGCTACGCTGGAGATGACCGCAGGCGGCGCGGACTTTGAGGTGCTGGCGCCGACGCTGCTGGCGCTCACAGGTGCCGATCTTGGCGCGGCGCTCGACGACGAGCCGCTGCCGCTGTGGATGGCGGTCTTTGCGCGAGCGGGCGCGCGGCTCAGGCTGACCGGGCGGCGGGCTGGCTGGGGCGCGCGGGCCTATCTGGCGGTCGCGGGCGGCTTCGATGTGCCTCCGGTGCTCGGCTCGTGCAGCACGTATCTGCCCGGCGGCTTTGGCGGTCTGCATGGGCGGGCGCTGCGGGCTGGCGATTTGCTGCACGCTCCGTCGGGTGCTATCGATGCCGTACGTCTTGCCGGGAGAAGCTGGCCGCCGCATGCGCGACCGGCCTACGCTGCGCAGCCGGTGCTGCGCGTGCTGCCCGGCCCGCACGTCGAGCGCTTTGCCGCCGACGCGCTCGATCAGCTCGTCGCCGCGCCGCTCCAGGTCAGCGCAAGCTCGAATCGCATGGGCTACCGCCTTGAAGGTCCGAGTATGCGCTATGCCGTGCCGTGGAGCCTGCCGTCGCTGGGCGTGCTGCCCGGCGTGGTGCAGGTGCCGCCCGACGGCAGCCCGATCCTGCTCATGGCCGACGCGCAGACGACCGGCGGCTATCCGATCGTCGGGGTGGTGATCGGGCCGGATCTGCCGCTGGCCGCGCAGCTTCTCCCCGGCGATCGGCTGCGCTTCGCGTGGACGACGCCCTCGGCGGCGCTGGCTGCGCGGCATGAGATGCAGCGCTGGCGCGGGGCGGTGCCCGACGACGACCTCTACCCGTTGGCATGGGCAGGGGCGTGA